Below is a genomic region from Fischerella sp. PCC 9605.
GGTCGCTACCGCCCTAGATAAAATAGTTAACAAATGATGCTCACTCGCTGACTCATGACGCCTTCACAAAACACTGACACGGCAACTGCCACAACTACTCCCGCTGTTGACCTCGAACAATACGACAAATCACAAACCGATCCTCTCGATGATTTGCCAGGAGAGGTCGAAATGACCCTTTTTGAGCATCTAGAGGAGTTACGGCAGCGAATTTTTTACGCACTAATTGCCGTAGCGATAAGCGTTATTGGCTGCTTTATTGCCGTTAAGCCGATTGTCCAGTGGTTGGAAGTGCCAGCCCAAGGAGTAAAATTTCTCCAACTCGCACCCGGAGAGTACTTTTTTGTCTCTTTAAAAGTAGCAGGCTACAGCGGCTTGGTCATTTCCAGTCCCTTCATTCTCTACCAAATTGTTCAGTTTGTTCTCCCAGGACTGACTCGCCGAGAACGCCGTTTGTTAGGCCCTGTGGTTCTAGGGTCGAGTGTGTTGTTTGTGGCAGGATTATTTTTTGCCTATTTCTTGCTGATTCCAGCTGCTTTAAGATTCTTCATCAGCTACGGTGCAGATGTTGTAGAACAGTTGTGGTCAATTGACAAATATTTTGAATTTGTCTTGTTGCTGTTGTTTAGTACAGGATTAGCATTCCAAATACCAATCATCCAAATTTTACTTGGCGCTTTAAAAATTGTCTCATCACAAACAATGCTTTCTGGCTGGCGCTATGTGGTTTTAGGAGCAGTGGTTTTGGGAGCTGTGCTTACACCATCTACCGATCCTCTAACTCAAACTCTCCTAGCCGGAGCTGTGCTAGGA
It encodes:
- the tatC gene encoding twin-arginine translocase subunit TatC, translating into MTPSQNTDTATATTTPAVDLEQYDKSQTDPLDDLPGEVEMTLFEHLEELRQRIFYALIAVAISVIGCFIAVKPIVQWLEVPAQGVKFLQLAPGEYFFVSLKVAGYSGLVISSPFILYQIVQFVLPGLTRRERRLLGPVVLGSSVLFVAGLFFAYFLLIPAALRFFISYGADVVEQLWSIDKYFEFVLLLLFSTGLAFQIPIIQILLGALKIVSSQTMLSGWRYVVLGAVVLGAVLTPSTDPLTQTLLAGAVLGLYFGGIGLVKLTGN